ttataattttagtctcttcttaattttcttgtatgattttaaaaattctataattggaacatttttttaatggtaATCACTTAAACCAACTTCATGATGTGGgcgattttatttatatatataacgttGGTTGTGTGTAAAAGCataggtttttaattttatttatttggtgaaAGTATTAGTTTGTGAGATATTGATTGTAATAACAGCGCCAACTTGGTATGATTATGAGTTAAGAGGATGAAATGAGTGAAGCAATGGTTTTTGAACTCATCAATTCAATCATTTCggttgttattaatattttcaccTAAATCGATGCTGACGTGTTGATGTATCATTGATATGATGAGATGGGCCCAGACGCGTCATCCATGGAATGAACTCATTGACTACAGGAATAAACTCATTTTacccaaaaataacaaaataaagatattaatgGGAATGAAAATGTGATCATCACAATTTAAAAACTGTGATAAGGACAAGACACTGTTCTGGACAAGGTTAAAAAGAAGACCTGTTTTGTTCAAGGATTTCTATAATTGCTTTTCTAAGTTATCTTCACCATTTCTCTTGAGAATGTTAGGTCATTATACACTCAATACAAAAATCTAATCTCTCTCCAAtctaaaaataacttcaaattaGAACTgggaaattaaaatcaattaccCGATTAGAACTTCTAATGTGTCTtcttgattattatttttttaagattattaggactttcaaaatatatatatatatatatatattgatgatccattaaaaaaatataataatccgTTACAGGTTTCGGAGTTGGTTTAAAGCAACGtggttaaaataaatatcactgAGAATCGTGGATCATGGACTCTTAAGGTTTATAGTTTTCGAGTGTTATGAAATTGTAATGTTGGGGTCACAAGGTGAGATATTATCTCTGTTAGTTTGTTTATGAGGAATTATACACCGTTCCACCATTCTAAGCAAAAGTAGTCAgatctttgttttgtttgggtTTGACGCAACAAATGTACATTCTCTTTGTATCTGCAAGGATTGAAGCAAATGGTGAAAAAtcttaagaaataatataaggATTAAAGGCTATAAGCAGTTGAAAATCACTTATAGGATTAActattatacattatttatcGATCATGTAATCGTAGACCCTTTTCGagattataacaatttttttcatcaaatgaATCCtacaatttttatgattttttcagttattcaaatttcaattcgCCACCTTTCATGCATTAGTGATTATTTGTATAGCAACTAATAAAAGGGAaggaaacatttaaaaaataagttttttttttttttttatcaacgtATGTTTTGTTAACGTTGTTGGATTATTTTACTAATTCgttttctataataataaagGAATTATATCCaaaccaaattataaataatttattaatgtatttttaaattttaattaaatccatcaatttagattaaattcaaaaaatatatatttgtatccTGTTTTTTCAACTCATAAACACTAGTTGAGAGTCAAAGTGATCTACTGAATATGAAATTGCACGCAATATGAAACTTGCCTCGTGTTATCGTTATTTAGAACTGATAATTCGTGGCCTCGTGCTATAGATAAATGTAACAGAGATGAACAAAAAGATACAATATGTTGAGAACAATGTTAGAATGACTTACAACAAAATTTATGGCAATCTGGTTTTAATATATCAGATGCACAGTTTATCAGAATAAATAGAATGGATCGTCAAGAATCTTCTACGGAAAATGGTGATCAAGGAGACCGTGCTAATCTgcttcatatataaataaaaacaatgaaaaacaaaaatgctaACCCTTGAGTTTTCTATCATTTCTGCATTTCTTCCTAGATTCTCTATTCTCTGAAGGgtattgtttttttatcaacaGCTGACCCATTGCTGTTTTGACAGCCTCAGCTGCTGCTAAAAAAGCATTGTCATCAACGGATGCTGTTCCTTGCAACGTTTCTAGCAGCTTTTCTCCCCCAGGTATGCCATCGTCTCCCATAACAACTGGTTCTTGTTCATCATCTATACCAGAAATTACTTTTACACGAGCCAACGCGGGATAATTGCAACCAGGTAAAGTAGAGACACCAGTAACCATCCACAATTTCCCTGCAGAGGGGCTCGCCAAGCATGTAGGGACAAAGGCTTCTCCAGCAATTGAAACTACCTGGAGTTCCCATCATTATAAATGCCCGCCATTAGAAACATATGTCCTTTCTTATGTATCAGCCAGTTAGGATTGTTTTCGTAACAATAGTTAACACATGAGAACAAATCTAACTtcacatgttaaaaatagaaacaaacccTAACTAAATATAACCAGAATGACACAAGTTAATAATGGTCACTTCAAGCATGTGTAAGAGCGATACCTTGGCAACAGAAAGAGTTTTTGCAGAAACATTGCAACTCAACAATATTATTCCTTGCAAACTACAGCGTTATCAAATAAACTTGTcagaaaaccaaacaaaattctCCCAGTGAGAAATGAGAGAATGCTATAGTGATAATCTTGCCTCTGAATGGCCACCGCAACAAGCAAACCATCAAGGACAGTGCATAAATCAGTAACAGCATGGTCATGCTCCTCTGCTTTGTCATCAGACTCTAAAAGTCCTGCCTTTGGAAACAGAGGATGCAGAATAAGAAAGTAAAAACCAAGTTCAATAGCAAAAAAAGAGGTCAAATCCACAaccttatataaataaaatttatttcatttatgtGAAGAATTGGCAAGTCCAGTAATAATTTTCGAAATGCTTTCGTTGAGCCACCAAGAATTGAAGAAATACCTTAGTTGCAACCTCACAAGTATCTAGAAGTGCTCCAGAGTCGACATTCCACAACCGAACCTGAAAAAATCAATTCACAGTTTCATACTGCTTtcatctaaaagaaaaatagaaagtatGCCTGAATCCTGAAGGGTTGAATGAATTACTAACTGTGGCATCACCACTGCCAGAGAGAAGAAGACCTTGAGGGCATTCCTGAGCCTGAACGAAAGCAAGGCAGGAAACAAACCTGCAAAGACATATTCATTTATTCTAAAATCaggaagaaaactttatttagaaaaaaacaagacAGCTACATTCATTTGTCTAGTAGGAAAGTACGCGTACGAGAAACAATCCTTCTGAAAATATCTCTTATAAGATGATCTCAATAACTTAGGCCATCTCCAATGCTAGAATGCATTACAGGTTTCTAATACACTTTTTGTGAATTCAACTCATTAGTACCACATATAACCAAAGAACTTTCCGTGATTTTCTCTTGtgctaaaatttaatttgagttCCTAACCTACTTTAATGGATCCCAAAtatgcattatatttttaaatttaattctttctcCATCCattgttgtttttctgttaataACAAGTTCTTCTAGCCAACTCATTTTTCtctaatataataatgaaataagaattgagcatttgaaatttgtttaacaCTAGAATAAATTACGCAACCATACGAAGTATCCACAGTCATGAAAATTTGATAACGGCAGTCATTGAACGTCATCACATTCAAGAATAATAGAAGCAACTCTTACTCTGTATGACCGAGACAGAAACTTTGTATCTGGTGAGCTCCATTTAAGGGATTCTTGGGAAAACAAGTAACCTGCGATATGGATATAATtattagtgaaaaaataaaaagcaatagCGGAGACGAACTTTGAAATAATATAGCTCACACGAATTTTGAAATCACGATCAGCACTTAAAATGAAGCGACCATGAGGGGAAAATTCCTGCATAAGACAACGGCATAGGAACAATTAGAAGAAAGTTAAGTaaattaaggaagaaaaaacaCGTGACGTGACAGACCAAGCTAGTGATGATACTGCAATAGTGAGAAAGAAGAGGTGCCGGTTTCTTATCGCGTAACGGAG
The sequence above is drawn from the Vigna radiata var. radiata cultivar VC1973A chromosome 3, Vradiata_ver6, whole genome shotgun sequence genome and encodes:
- the LOC106757158 gene encoding tRNA (guanine-N(7)-)-methyltransferase non-catalytic subunit wdr4; this translates as MDSETKKDIEVAPALIAVHPDQCSVAVAVGHHLRVFDLLAGSAVSLTDDSDASPFHTDNIRAIRFGAKGKLFVSAGDDKTVKVWSTQSWRCITSVSSEKRVSAVAISDDGTYVCFADKFGLVWIVDLDPPLRDKKPAPLLSHYCSIITSLEFSPHGRFILSADRDFKIRVTCFPKNPLNGAHQIQSFCLGHTEFVSCLAFVQAQECPQGLLLSGSGDATVRLWNVDSGALLDTCEVATKAGLLESDDKAEEHDHAVTDLCTVLDGLLVAVAIQSLQGIILLSCNVSAKTLSVAKVVSIAGEAFVPTCLASPSAGKLWMVTGVSTLPGCNYPALARVKVISGIDDEQEPVVMGDDGIPGGEKLLETLQGTASVDDNAFLAAAEAVKTAMGQLLIKKQYPSENRESRKKCRNDRKLKG